Genomic segment of Streptosporangium sp. NBC_01755:
CTCGGGTGCCGCTGAACAACGGCAGCAGCTGATCAGGCCTTCTGCAACGCCTCCTCGACGGAGGTGAAGACCTCGAAGGAGGGTCGCAGGCCGGTGATGGCGAGAATGCGCTCCAGGGTGCCGTGCACGCCGACGAGTGCCAGGCGGACACCCAGGACGCGGCTTCGCTGGAGCGCCAGGATCAGCTCTGCGACCCCGGTGGAGTCACAGAAGGTGAGCCCTGTGACATCGGCCACGATCATGGAAGGTGCTTCGACCTCCCACGCCTTCTCCATCTCCAGGCGGAAGGCGGAGGCGT
This window contains:
- a CDS encoding anti-sigma factor antagonist (This anti-anti-sigma factor, or anti-sigma factor antagonist, belongs to a family that includes characterized members SpoIIAA, RsbV, RsfA, and RsfB.), whose amino-acid sequence is MTFFTTSSSLLGKVFVVRVLGELDYRHASAFRLEMEKAWEVEAPSMIVADVTGLTFCDSTGVAELILALQRSRVLGVRLALVGVHGTLERILAITGLRPSFEVFTSVEEALQKA